The nucleotide sequence TCCCTCCAGCATCTTCAACCCTATTCAATTCAATGGTCAAATCCCTACATGAAAAGTACAATAATGGCCCTTTGGTATCACTTGGAATATACATCTTGTGCTGCACCAAAGACCCCATAGCTCCAGATTTACCAGGTGCGAACGGAAACCAACCCATTATCAAGCCGTCCAGGTCATGGACAGAAATAGTAATATTAAATACTGCCTCATAAAACTTTTTGGCCCGTTCCATGTTGGTCACTGGAATTTCAAACCAACCAACCATATTACTTTCCATGAACGACTTATTTTTCCAATATTGATTTTAAATTTCGTAGTCCCTCCTCAAAATCCTTACCAACAGCCTTATCCATGTTCATAAACAACATCATGATAGACATTGGAAACTTGTTCTCACCCTTAAATCCCCATGTAACCTTAGTTTTTCCTTTTCCCAGTTCCTCGAGATCCAAATAACTATCGGAGGTTGACTTAAAAGGCTTCATGAAACGCAGTTCCGCTTCTACCCTTTTACCTTCAATTATTCTAGTAATTTCCTGCTCACCCTCACCCACATCCTTGTTACCGTTCCAATAACTTATAGCCCCAACCTCGCCATCAACACCTGTGAATTTCTTTTCCATATTGGGATCTTTTTTTGACCAAGGAGACCACTCCTGCTGCTTCTTTAAATATTTTACATTATCAAACACTATGGCCTTTGGTTTAGCGATTTCTATAGAGCGGGAAACATCATAACTTTTGGGCGCCAATAGCGCCAGAACAGAAATCAATATAACCACCCCTATTATTATATAAAGCAATATTGTCATGAGCTTTTATGTATTGGTTAGTCTCGTACTAAATATACTAAAAATATCATTTTGTTCCGTGGAATCTGGCCAAAACATCATTCAAACTCCTTACGGATTTTTTGCTCCAATCCAATCTTTTTTCCAGTTTCTCTTCCTCGGTCAACCTCCAATTTATGCTCTCTTTGCGCAATTGACTCGTTAATGTATGCAAGATTATTGCGGCCGAAACGGAAATGTTTAAACTTTCGGTAAACCCCACCATTGGTATTTTCAGGAAAGAATCTGCCTTTTCCAATACCTCCTCGCTCAGCCCGTCCCGCTCCGTTCCAAAAAATAGCGCTGTCTTACCCTCTAACTTAAAATCAGTTAGGGAACAATTATTTCTATGAGGGGTTGTGGCCACAATTTTATACCCTTGTTCCCTCAGAGTGTCTATACAATCCGTCGTGGTATTGTATCTTTTTATATCTACCCATTGCTGGGCTCCCATGGCAATATCCTTGTCCAGTCTCTTGCCAAACTTACTTTCTATGAGGTGGGCCTGCTGCACTCCAAAGACATCGCAGCTTCTTACCACAGCGCTAGTGTTGTGCATTTGGTAAACATCCTCTATAGCCACCGTTATATAGTTTGTCCGATCTTCCAAAATATCCAAAAAACGGGCTTTCCTCTCCGGGGTTATAAAATCTTCCAAATAATCAAGCAACTTCAGATCGACCATAATCCTAAGGTATTAAAAAAGAAAACGTTTAATTTTACAAATATTACTATATTCTAGCACAATGAAAAAAATAGTAGTCTTAACCGGTGCAGGAGTCAGTGCAGAAAGTGGAATTAACACTTTTAGGGATGCGGATGGATTGTGGGAAGGTCATGATGTCACAGAAGTTGCTACTCCTCAAGGTTTTCAGAAGAATCCCAATTTGGTTCTCAATTTTTACAACGAGAGAAGAAGACAATTGTTCAAGGTCTCCCCCAATTTGGCCCATAAAGCTTTGGTGCGCTTGGAGGACCATTTTGATGTTAGCATCATTACCCAAAATGTGGATGACCTGCACGAAAGGGCAGGCAGCTCCCAGGTGATTCATTTGCACGGGGAGTTATTAAAGGCTAGGTGCAGTCATAATCCCAACAAAATAATTGACTGGAAAACCGACATTAAAATAGGCGACCTTTCTGAAGATGGAAAACAATTGCGCCCCCATATTGTGTGGTTTGGTGAGGAAGTGCCATTATTGGGAAAAGCAGCCAATATTACACAAACCGCCCAAATTTTGATTGTAATCGGCACCTCGATGCAGGTTTATCCAGCGGCCAGTCTAATACACTATGCACCCAGGGATACGCCGATTTATTTTATAGACCCCAGGCCTAATATAAGTAAAACCGATTTTAACGGACTCACCATAATACAGGCCAGTGCCGTAAACGGGGTACCCCAATTGGTTTCGGATTTAATTGGAAGGGAGTCCTAAATTTGGCCGTCCAGAGGTATACAAGCCTAAAATACTTTGCCTATTAGCCGAATGTTTAAAGTTCTTTTTATATTTATTTCATAAAATACCATCAGCTGTATAAAACAAAACTCAGATTACAGTCCAATAAAAAAATTAATTTTCAGGTGTATTTGTGACCTACCTAGAACTCTATAACGCCCTTAACTACGTTGATCATTCCAGGACCAAAAGAAGGGAAATGTCCAACCTTATCTTAAACGCTCCTACCCATATTGCACCCCTCATGGAAATTGCTTTTCAAGTAGATGACCCTGTTTCCTGTAAAGCATGTTGGGTTTTGGAATTTACTGCCAAAGAACATCTCGGCTACCTGTTTCCGAGTATTGACACTTATGTCCATAATATTGGTTCGGTGCATTTGGATCCAGCGGTAAGATCCATT is from Arenibacter algicola and encodes:
- a CDS encoding TrmH family RNA methyltransferase; protein product: MVDLKLLDYLEDFITPERKARFLDILEDRTNYITVAIEDVYQMHNTSAVVRSCDVFGVQQAHLIESKFGKRLDKDIAMGAQQWVDIKRYNTTTDCIDTLREQGYKIVATTPHRNNCSLTDFKLEGKTALFFGTERDGLSEEVLEKADSFLKIPMVGFTESLNISVSAAIILHTLTSQLRKESINWRLTEEEKLEKRLDWSKKSVRSLNDVLARFHGTK
- a CDS encoding SIR2 family NAD-dependent protein deacylase; the protein is MKKIVVLTGAGVSAESGINTFRDADGLWEGHDVTEVATPQGFQKNPNLVLNFYNERRRQLFKVSPNLAHKALVRLEDHFDVSIITQNVDDLHERAGSSQVIHLHGELLKARCSHNPNKIIDWKTDIKIGDLSEDGKQLRPHIVWFGEEVPLLGKAANITQTAQILIVIGTSMQVYPAASLIHYAPRDTPIYFIDPRPNISKTDFNGLTIIQASAVNGVPQLVSDLIGRES
- a CDS encoding SRPBCC family protein; this encodes MTILLYIIIGVVILISVLALLAPKSYDVSRSIEIAKPKAIVFDNVKYLKKQQEWSPWSKKDPNMEKKFTGVDGEVGAISYWNGNKDVGEGEQEITRIIEGKRVEAELRFMKPFKSTSDSYLDLEELGKGKTKVTWGFKGENKFPMSIMMLFMNMDKAVGKDFEEGLRNLKSILEK
- a CDS encoding VOC family protein, with the translated sequence MESNMVGWFEIPVTNMERAKKFYEAVFNITISVHDLDGLIMGWFPFAPGKSGAMGSLVQHKMYIPSDTKGPLLYFSCRDLTIELNRVEDAGGIILQAKKTISEDHGFMALLKDTEGNRIALHSQN